A window of Chloroflexota bacterium contains these coding sequences:
- a CDS encoding Ig-like domain-containing protein yields the protein MNANYAQAPTYHPPKRRSKLPIVVAILGTLCAFTAVLALAGYYFFVPQETTLPVVLIREPQHGDQFLVGERVTVRALARDENNITRIEYWADGQLLYAQTSSLPGGVSPLPLLTSWQPTTPGAHTLVVRAFNSQNQRSQASVDVEVIEILDQDNDSIPDAEDTCPDQPGFSATDGCPDADGDGVADAEDACPDEVGVAEAGGCPAADADDLDGDGVLNADDACPEEGGPAPSAGCPDRDGDFVHDAIDACPDEAGSGDDGCPVPPAAEPAGDGGAPLPDGGVPVPEGGDPGLDIPDSDSDGASDDIDPCPDEAGLPEHGYCPPPEDPAPEDDGGVPFGPIPDGGVEETVYSVEFDALSFEVTSDDYEWVWCYVLAGDTGWENYRFEPSGVRRWNLEEQFGGANSRTFWLGEGQQMRVSLQCWGWPGSPPSHYLGLHQASYGPEDWLGQVHTIHSEEGDAGHAFTAEYRLCSPSCDESAFPPPRIHTQYFWLGRQQLVWAWDGNLDEISGYAVYIDGARTRFVDKSRNSIVIDDYLPACGETREIQVTATDISGGFSAERESPLSNTWVIEGEPCPSIARITFQTLRTYNLPEDYGREYCQGFTGPIGGSFWATGSDDVSLRLDTAYRAIWNYLVGVCLQDNYDHPIPMLFDECGEEVVIGMSDRDRSLIHCPATNVVEVPFGPDDDLSFGGWIYETDPDGMWFNLFSGEITSPAVAGSRQINSEYVISDERGYMDLIVTIEILPSGP from the coding sequence ATGAACGCAAATTACGCTCAAGCCCCTACATACCACCCGCCGAAACGGCGCAGCAAACTCCCCATTGTTGTCGCTATTCTCGGCACCCTCTGCGCTTTCACCGCCGTACTCGCCCTCGCCGGATACTACTTCTTCGTTCCCCAAGAAACCACCCTCCCTGTAGTGCTCATCCGCGAGCCTCAACATGGCGACCAATTTCTCGTCGGCGAGCGCGTGACCGTACGCGCCCTGGCGCGTGATGAAAATAACATCACCCGCATCGAATACTGGGCTGACGGGCAACTGCTCTACGCCCAAACCAGCAGCCTGCCCGGCGGGGTCTCCCCCTTGCCGCTGCTCACCAGTTGGCAGCCCACAACCCCTGGCGCACACACTTTAGTAGTGCGTGCTTTCAACAGCCAAAATCAACGCAGCCAGGCCAGCGTCGATGTGGAAGTGATCGAAATTCTCGACCAGGATAACGACAGCATCCCCGACGCCGAAGATACTTGCCCCGACCAACCCGGATTTTCCGCCACAGATGGCTGCCCGGATGCGGATGGGGATGGCGTGGCCGATGCCGAAGATGCCTGCCCCGATGAAGTCGGCGTGGCCGAAGCAGGTGGCTGCCCCGCAGCAGATGCGGACGACCTCGATGGGGATGGCGTACTCAACGCAGATGATGCCTGCCCCGAAGAGGGTGGCCCCGCCCCCTCGGCTGGCTGCCCTGACCGCGATGGCGACTTTGTCCACGACGCTATAGACGCCTGCCCCGACGAAGCCGGTAGCGGCGATGATGGCTGCCCGGTTCCGCCTGCCGCTGAACCCGCGGGTGATGGCGGCGCTCCGCTTCCCGATGGTGGCGTTCCAGTACCTGAAGGCGGCGATCCGGGCCTGGACATCCCCGACAGCGATAGCGATGGCGCCAGCGACGATATTGATCCCTGCCCGGATGAAGCTGGCCTGCCCGAACACGGCTACTGCCCCCCGCCCGAAGACCCGGCTCCCGAAGATGATGGCGGCGTACCCTTTGGCCCCATCCCTGACGGTGGCGTGGAAGAAACTGTCTATTCGGTTGAGTTTGATGCCCTGTCGTTCGAAGTCACCTCCGACGACTACGAATGGGTCTGGTGCTACGTACTGGCCGGAGACACCGGCTGGGAAAACTACCGCTTTGAACCCTCCGGCGTGCGACGCTGGAACCTGGAAGAGCAATTTGGCGGCGCGAACAGCCGCACTTTCTGGCTCGGAGAAGGCCAACAAATGCGAGTCAGCCTGCAATGCTGGGGCTGGCCGGGTTCGCCCCCATCGCATTATCTGGGCCTTCACCAGGCATCCTATGGCCCCGAAGATTGGCTCGGACAAGTACACACCATCCACTCTGAAGAAGGTGATGCCGGCCACGCCTTCACGGCTGAATACCGCCTGTGTTCGCCATCTTGTGATGAATCTGCTTTCCCACCGCCGCGCATCCACACCCAATACTTCTGGCTTGGACGCCAACAACTGGTCTGGGCTTGGGATGGCAATCTCGACGAAATCAGCGGCTATGCTGTCTATATCGATGGCGCGCGCACCCGCTTTGTCGATAAGAGTCGCAACTCCATCGTGATTGACGATTACCTGCCCGCGTGCGGCGAAACCCGCGAAATCCAGGTCACAGCCACCGACATCAGCGGAGGGTTTTCGGCTGAACGCGAGTCGCCACTAAGCAACACCTGGGTCATCGAAGGCGAACCCTGCCCATCCATTGCCCGCATCACATTCCAAACATTGCGCACTTACAATCTTCCTGAAGATTATGGCCGTGAATATTGCCAGGGTTTTACCGGCCCCATTGGCGGCTCTTTTTGGGCCACAGGCAGTGATGATGTCAGCTTGCGTCTGGATACTGCCTACCGCGCAATTTGGAATTACCTGGTAGGCGTCTGCCTCCAAGATAACTACGACCATCCCATTCCGATGCTTTTTGATGAATGCGGCGAAGAAGTTGTCATAGGCATGAGCGACCGAGATCGCTCACTCATCCATTGTCCGGCGACAAACGTCGTCGAAGTTCCTTTCGGCCCGGATGACGACCTCAGCTTTGGCGGATGGATCTATGAAACAGACCCCGATGGCATGTGGTTTAACCTTTTCTCCGGTGAAATCACCAGTCCTGCAGTCGCCGGATCGCGACAAATTAACAGCGAATATGTCATCAGCGATGAGCGCGGCTATATGGATCTGATTGTCACCATTGAAATCCTGCCATCCGGCCCGTAA
- a CDS encoding response regulator transcription factor — MTSVLIVDDQPVFRRQLRQLLTHAGLEVVAEAGDITEAKAMVCQFQPEIAVVDVMLPGISGLEGTPQLKALAGHLRVILVSAYQNFEQAAAQVGADDFIPKDELDLETVLLWKGT; from the coding sequence ATGACTAGCGTATTGATTGTAGACGACCAACCTGTATTTCGCCGCCAGCTTCGACAACTCCTAACCCACGCCGGGTTGGAAGTTGTCGCGGAGGCGGGCGACATCACCGAGGCCAAAGCGATGGTGTGCCAATTTCAGCCGGAAATTGCCGTAGTAGATGTGATGCTACCGGGTATCAGCGGGCTGGAAGGCACACCCCAACTCAAGGCTTTAGCCGGTCACCTGCGAGTAATTCTCGTCAGCGCATATCAAAACTTTGAGCAAGCTGCTGCGCAAGTCGGCGCAGATGATTTTATCCCCAAAGATGAGCTTGATTTAGAAACCGTCTTATTATGGAAAGGCACTTAG
- a CDS encoding response regulator transcription factor, with product MINVIIVDDHPIVRAGMKTVLNSAPEITVIAEGCNGEDALTLVRAKQPHVLVLDLNLPDINGLEVTRQLIAQGVSTAILVLTALDDAQMIFSLLESGATGYVLKDEALETLAHAVHAAARGESWLSPTVASKVIRQAVRGEQPPTLGVEKASQPQSPLTRREMEILQLLAQGLDNAAIAAQLVITKRTVQNHISNIYGKLGVDSRTEAMLYAIREGWANP from the coding sequence ATGATCAATGTCATCATCGTGGACGATCATCCCATTGTACGGGCAGGGATGAAAACTGTGCTCAATAGCGCGCCGGAAATCACCGTCATTGCGGAAGGCTGCAACGGCGAAGATGCCTTGACGCTCGTACGCGCAAAACAGCCCCATGTGCTGGTGTTAGATTTGAATCTACCCGACATCAACGGGCTGGAAGTTACACGCCAATTGATTGCGCAGGGAGTCTCCACCGCCATATTGGTGCTGACCGCCCTCGATGATGCCCAAATGATCTTCAGCTTGCTGGAGAGCGGCGCCACCGGCTACGTATTGAAAGATGAAGCTCTGGAAACCTTAGCCCACGCCGTCCATGCCGCGGCCCGCGGCGAAAGTTGGCTCAGTCCCACGGTTGCCAGCAAAGTCATCCGGCAAGCGGTGCGCGGAGAGCAGCCGCCCACTTTGGGGGTAGAAAAAGCATCTCAACCGCAATCACCCCTAACTCGGCGCGAGATGGAAATCCTGCAACTGCTTGCCCAGGGCCTGGATAATGCCGCCATCGCGGCGCAACTCGTCATCACCAAACGCACCGTCCAAAATCATATTAGCAATATTTATGGCAAACTGGGTGTCGATTCACGCACCGAGGCCATGCTCTACGCCATCCGCGAGGGTTGGGCAAACCCGTAA
- a CDS encoding DUF177 domain-containing protein — translation MSKPDLALLLEVGFIAHEEVGYSRVFDFEFSQLRLDAELLVENLIGEIHISRTANGLLTQAHFEAAVNAICGRCLEAISQPLACKFSELFTLPNKADTNTEMVLPHDGKIDFAPILRDYMLIEVPISSVCRPDCKGLCPTCGVNRNLGDCGHAESYIDPRLSVLKSLLENDN, via the coding sequence ATGTCGAAACCTGATCTGGCCTTACTGCTTGAAGTAGGTTTTATTGCACACGAAGAAGTTGGCTACAGCCGAGTTTTTGATTTTGAATTTTCCCAACTCAGGCTGGATGCTGAACTGCTGGTAGAAAACTTGATTGGCGAAATACATATTTCGCGTACAGCCAATGGCCTGTTGACGCAGGCTCATTTTGAGGCGGCAGTCAATGCGATTTGCGGACGTTGTCTTGAAGCGATATCGCAGCCTTTGGCATGTAAATTTTCTGAACTATTCACATTGCCCAATAAAGCGGATACCAATACTGAAATGGTCTTGCCACATGATGGCAAAATTGACTTTGCCCCAATCTTGCGCGATTATATGTTGATCGAAGTGCCGATCAGTTCTGTGTGCCGCCCAGACTGTAAAGGGCTATGCCCTACGTGCGGGGTCAATCGCAATTTGGGAGACTGTGGCCACGCGGAAAGTTATATAGATCCGCGGCTCTCAGTGCTAAAATCACTTTTGGAGAACGATAATTGA
- the metG gene encoding methionine--tRNA ligase has protein sequence MPQNILIAIAWPYANAEIHVGNITGSHLPGDIVARYHRLKGNHALMVSGTDSHGTPVTLRADAEGKPVEEVYKGYHDGFLELFQGLGISYDLFTTTHTQNHFKVSQSIFLALKDNGFLYTEIRPQWCATTSGKFLPDRYVEGTCYICGTEGARSDQCDACGNVLEPEKLINPHAKTGDALELRDTEHFYLDLSKLEPDVIDFLRQRQHYMRDTVLGESLRKIESDGLKPRPITRDLDWGIPVPVEGWEGKCLYVWFEAVIGYLSAAIEWAQVEGDPIAWENWWTNPEARTFHFIGKDNIFFHTALWPAELMGAGERFVEIFTEESGKKLTVPYDVPANQFMNLEKQKISGSRNWAVWGRDALTRYDPDPLRYYLTVNMPESKDTDWDWDEFLARNNNELVATWGNLANRVLSFGYKHWEGVVPTPQELRPADKKILAVIEAGFQTVGELIESVKLRAALSEAMRLASETNKYIDTAAPWFEIKNDKAAAATTIYTAMRAIDALKVLFAPFLPFTSEKLHTFFGYTAPLFGEQVVEARQDNLGEHTVLRYIPNKATGRWESSPIQSGSPLNQPEPLFRKLDASIVDEERARLGK, from the coding sequence ATGCCACAGAACATCTTAATCGCTATCGCCTGGCCGTATGCCAATGCTGAAATCCATGTGGGCAATATCACCGGCTCGCATCTGCCGGGAGATATTGTTGCCCGCTATCATCGCCTTAAAGGCAATCACGCCCTGATGGTCAGTGGCACCGATTCGCACGGCACACCGGTGACGCTGCGCGCCGATGCGGAGGGCAAACCCGTTGAAGAAGTCTATAAGGGATACCATGACGGCTTTCTTGAACTCTTTCAGGGGCTGGGGATTTCTTACGATCTCTTCACTACCACCCACACCCAGAATCATTTCAAGGTTTCCCAGAGCATCTTTCTGGCGCTGAAAGATAACGGCTTTCTCTACACTGAAATCCGCCCGCAGTGGTGTGCCACTACATCGGGAAAATTCTTGCCCGATCGTTATGTTGAGGGCACCTGTTATATCTGTGGCACCGAGGGGGCGCGCTCCGATCAGTGCGATGCTTGCGGCAATGTGCTGGAGCCGGAAAAACTCATCAACCCCCACGCCAAAACCGGAGACGCACTGGAATTGCGAGACACCGAGCATTTTTATCTCGATCTTTCCAAGCTGGAACCCGATGTGATCGATTTTTTGCGCCAGCGCCAACACTATATGCGCGATACCGTGCTCGGTGAATCGCTGCGCAAGATCGAAAGCGACGGCTTGAAACCCCGCCCCATCACCCGCGACCTCGATTGGGGCATCCCTGTGCCGGTAGAAGGTTGGGAAGGCAAATGCCTGTATGTGTGGTTTGAAGCCGTGATTGGCTATCTCTCCGCGGCCATCGAATGGGCGCAGGTGGAAGGCGACCCCATTGCCTGGGAAAACTGGTGGACGAACCCCGAAGCGCGAACGTTCCATTTCATCGGCAAAGATAATATTTTCTTTCACACGGCTTTGTGGCCTGCCGAATTGATGGGCGCAGGTGAGCGTTTTGTTGAGATCTTCACCGAGGAAAGCGGCAAAAAACTTACTGTGCCCTACGATGTGCCCGCCAACCAGTTCATGAATCTGGAGAAGCAAAAAATTAGTGGCAGCCGCAACTGGGCGGTGTGGGGCCGTGATGCTCTGACGCGCTACGACCCCGATCCACTGCGTTACTATCTCACCGTCAATATGCCCGAAAGCAAAGACACCGATTGGGACTGGGACGAGTTCCTGGCGCGCAACAACAACGAACTGGTTGCCACCTGGGGCAATCTTGCCAACCGCGTGCTATCGTTTGGTTACAAACATTGGGAGGGCGTTGTCCCTACGCCCCAAGAATTGCGCCCCGCCGACAAAAAAATCCTGGCAGTTATCGAAGCCGGGTTCCAAACCGTGGGCGAGTTGATTGAATCCGTCAAGTTGCGTGCGGCCCTCAGCGAGGCCATGCGTCTGGCTTCTGAGACTAATAAATACATCGACACCGCCGCGCCCTGGTTTGAAATCAAGAACGACAAAGCTGCCGCCGCGACCACCATCTATACGGCCATGCGCGCCATCGACGCGCTCAAAGTGCTTTTTGCGCCCTTCTTGCCCTTCACCAGCGAAAAACTACACACCTTTTTTGGCTATACCGCGCCACTATTCGGAGAGCAGGTTGTCGAGGCTCGCCAGGACAATCTTGGCGAACACACCGTTCTGCGCTATATTCCCAATAAAGCCACCGGGCGTTGGGAGAGCAGTCCGATTCAGTCTGGAAGCCCGCTTAATCAACCCGAACCGTTATTCCGTAAGCTGGATGCCAGTATTGTGGATGAAGAGCGCGCCCGTTTGGGGAAATAG
- a CDS encoding CinA family protein — MAKDPLVATIGKLLSSRGWRLTVAESCTGGLLADRITDVPGSSQYFVGGFVAYAYEAKVNLLGVEWPILEKYGAVSEEIVLQMAHGARCALDADIALSISGIAGPGGATPDKPIGLTWIGLCTPNHEEARRFIWQGDRRSNKEQSAHAALNLLAEYLES; from the coding sequence ATGGCAAAAGACCCCCTCGTAGCAACCATCGGGAAACTGCTTTCCTCACGCGGTTGGCGTTTGACGGTAGCTGAATCCTGCACCGGAGGGTTGCTTGCCGATCGCATCACTGATGTGCCTGGCTCCTCACAGTATTTTGTCGGTGGATTTGTAGCTTACGCGTATGAGGCCAAAGTCAACCTGTTGGGCGTAGAATGGCCGATTTTGGAAAAATACGGTGCGGTTAGCGAAGAAATTGTTCTGCAAATGGCCCACGGCGCCCGCTGCGCCCTCGATGCCGATATTGCCCTATCCATCAGCGGAATTGCTGGCCCTGGGGGAGCCACACCTGACAAACCCATCGGTCTCACCTGGATTGGCCTATGCACGCCCAACCATGAAGAAGCCCGACGCTTTATTTGGCAAGGTGATCGCCGCAGCAATAAAGAACAATCTGCGCATGCAGCCCTGAACCTATTAGCGGAATATTTGGAATCATAA
- the recO gene encoding DNA repair protein RecO: protein MSEKPRSMRVEGIILKHRNWGEADRMLAICTRELGKVQVVAKGVRKPRSRKAGHIEPFTCSSLQLARGRSFYTLTQAETLLPFLNLREDLVSLGYASYLIELLDRFTYDEEENPAIYRLLKNTLVYLERGDAPPAAVHYYEIRLLDQVGFRPQLFRCVSCEREIQPQNQFFSAPQGGAVCPRCGDTTPDVRPISMQALKYLRHFQRSSYEDAARVNFGPAIEAEIERLMGYYLTYLLERGLNSPNFIRRMRE, encoded by the coding sequence ATGAGTGAAAAACCGCGCTCCATGCGCGTGGAGGGGATTATTCTCAAACACCGCAATTGGGGGGAAGCCGATCGCATGTTAGCGATCTGTACCCGCGAATTGGGCAAAGTTCAGGTCGTTGCCAAAGGCGTGCGCAAGCCGCGCTCGCGCAAAGCCGGGCATATTGAACCCTTCACCTGTTCCAGCCTGCAACTGGCCCGCGGGCGCAGTTTTTATACCCTCACCCAGGCCGAAACCCTACTGCCTTTTTTGAACCTGCGCGAAGACCTGGTTTCACTGGGTTATGCATCCTACCTGATCGAATTGCTGGATCGCTTCACCTATGATGAAGAAGAAAACCCGGCAATCTACCGCTTGCTAAAAAATACGTTGGTATATCTGGAACGCGGCGACGCGCCCCCGGCGGCAGTCCATTATTACGAGATTCGCCTGCTCGATCAAGTGGGGTTCCGCCCACAATTATTCAGATGTGTGAGCTGTGAGCGCGAGATACAGCCCCAAAATCAGTTTTTCTCTGCCCCCCAGGGGGGAGCGGTGTGCCCCCGCTGTGGTGATACGACACCCGATGTGCGGCCTATCTCGATGCAAGCCCTCAAATACCTGCGCCACTTTCAGCGCAGCAGCTACGAAGATGCCGCCCGCGTCAACTTTGGCCCTGCGATCGAGGCTGAAATTGAACGATTAATGGGCTATTACCTCACCTATCTCCTTGAGCGCGGGCTAAATAGCCCCAACTTTATCCGCCGCATGCGCGAATAA
- a CDS encoding CehA/McbA family metallohydrolase — protein sequence MDIYEYVINLHMHTPYSDGYGSHAEIAAAAQRAGLDVVIVTDHNVWVNGPEGYHGEGEQRVLMLVGEEIHDQTRKPQKNHLLVFGADRGLGPFAKNPQRLIDAANEANALTFLAHPYDPPAPAFNQDDLSWVSWDVKNYTGIELWNGLSEFKSLLKNKLKGIYYAYNPAAIASGPPPQVLEKWDELLNSGQRVVAVGGSDAHALPVNLGPLRRTLFPYEFHFKSINTHIFTNESFNGQAAHDRRLVLDALRKGHAFVGYDLPASTRGFRFTAQGLGKNALSGDTIPASNGVTLQIKLPQRADIELRKDGAVLKTWKNSDIAAHITTEPGVYRVEVFTHYLGKRRGWIYSNPIYVR from the coding sequence ATGGATATTTACGAATACGTCATTAACCTGCATATGCACACCCCTTACTCGGACGGGTATGGCTCGCACGCTGAAATTGCTGCCGCCGCGCAGCGCGCGGGCCTGGATGTTGTGATCGTTACAGACCATAATGTGTGGGTCAATGGCCCCGAAGGGTATCATGGCGAGGGAGAGCAACGCGTACTCATGCTAGTTGGCGAAGAAATCCACGACCAAACTCGCAAACCGCAAAAAAATCACCTGCTCGTCTTCGGTGCAGACCGCGGTTTGGGACCATTTGCCAAGAACCCCCAACGCCTGATCGATGCGGCCAATGAAGCCAACGCGCTCACTTTTTTAGCGCATCCCTACGACCCGCCAGCCCCCGCCTTCAACCAGGATGACCTTTCGTGGGTTTCCTGGGATGTGAAAAACTATACTGGCATCGAATTATGGAACGGACTTTCGGAATTTAAATCGCTTCTCAAAAATAAGCTCAAGGGAATCTATTATGCGTACAACCCGGCCGCGATTGCCAGCGGGCCACCCCCCCAGGTACTCGAAAAATGGGATGAGTTGCTCAATAGCGGCCAACGCGTAGTTGCCGTGGGCGGCTCCGATGCGCACGCGCTGCCCGTCAATCTGGGGCCGTTACGCCGAACGCTATTTCCTTACGAATTCCATTTCAAATCCATCAACACCCATATCTTCACCAATGAATCTTTTAACGGTCAGGCTGCCCACGACCGCCGTCTTGTGCTGGATGCGCTGCGGAAGGGTCACGCCTTTGTAGGCTATGATCTCCCGGCTTCGACGCGCGGCTTCCGTTTTACAGCGCAAGGATTGGGCAAAAACGCCTTATCTGGCGACACGATTCCAGCATCCAACGGGGTGACATTGCAAATCAAACTTCCCCAGCGCGCCGATATTGAACTGCGCAAAGATGGCGCAGTTCTCAAAACCTGGAAAAATAGCGATATTGCCGCCCACATCACCACCGAGCCAGGCGTTTATCGCGTTGAAGTTTTTACGCACTATCTCGGCAAGCGCCGCGGCTGGATTTACAGCAACCCGATTTATGTGCGCTGA
- the secG gene encoding preprotein translocase subunit SecG: protein MEAYLDVALIITSIALVASVILQSKGAGLGGLTGGDTGGVFTARRGVEKLLFRVTIGLAFLFFLLAILTVIFTG, encoded by the coding sequence GTGGAAGCTTATTTGGATGTAGCTCTGATTATAACGTCAATTGCACTGGTTGCCAGTGTGATCTTGCAAAGCAAAGGCGCTGGTTTGGGTGGTTTGACGGGCGGTGATACCGGTGGTGTCTTCACGGCACGCCGCGGCGTGGAAAAACTGCTCTTCCGTGTGACGATTGGTTTAGCCTTTTTATTCTTCCTGCTAGCTATTCTGACTGTTATTTTCACCGGCTAG
- a CDS encoding peptide ABC transporter substrate-binding protein — protein MKRLRWQLLIVFLALIAIGVLLLGQQPVTVQPLSPEPITGGSYTEGLIGQFSRLNPVLAYYNAADRDVNRLIYSRLIYFDDRGLPQPELAESWGISRDGTVYNFSLRVDALWHDGTPVTSADVVYTINLLKEPALPMPEDLRQFWSEIEVEALDEHTIQFRLPEPFAPFLDQLSFGILPFHRLGGQTPEGLVNDPYNMTPIGSGPFRFEQLIVEDDLIKGVALTAFDDYFDGRPFIDQVIFRYYPDAASALAAYQAGEVSGISQITPEILEAALAEPDLNFYTGRLPELALILLNLDDEGMPFFQDAEIRKALLMGLNRQWMVDRVLNSQAAIADGPIFPNTWAYYDGISRIDYDADKAVQTIKAAGYTIPASGGAVRANEDGVAFSFTLLHPEGEPYTSLAGIIRENWQALGIGVELRAVPYDELISNYLDTRDYDAALVDLNLFRSPDPDPYPFWHQTQATGGQNYSKWDDRQASEYLEQARIVVDPTERTRLYRNFQVRFANALPALPLYYPMYTYGVDAQVQGVRIGPLFDTPDRFASVNDWFLYAERSAEGEQFDQPTPSEP, from the coding sequence ATGAAACGATTACGCTGGCAACTGCTGATTGTCTTTTTGGCGCTTATTGCCATTGGTGTGTTGCTGCTGGGGCAGCAACCGGTTACTGTACAACCGTTGTCCCCTGAGCCGATTACCGGCGGCAGTTACACCGAAGGGCTGATAGGTCAATTCTCGCGCCTCAACCCGGTTTTGGCCTATTACAACGCAGCCGATCGCGATGTAAACCGCCTGATCTACAGCCGCCTGATATATTTTGATGATCGCGGTCTGCCCCAGCCTGAATTAGCCGAATCGTGGGGAATCTCACGCGATGGCACAGTATATAATTTCTCGCTGCGCGTGGATGCGCTCTGGCATGACGGCACCCCGGTTACCAGCGCCGATGTTGTGTATACGATCAATCTGCTCAAAGAACCGGCCTTGCCCATGCCTGAAGATTTGCGCCAATTCTGGAGCGAAATCGAAGTTGAAGCCCTGGATGAACATACCATTCAGTTTCGCCTGCCCGAACCCTTTGCTCCGTTTTTGGATCAGCTTTCTTTTGGGATTCTCCCGTTTCACCGGCTGGGGGGACAGACTCCTGAGGGGTTGGTCAATGATCCCTATAATATGACTCCCATTGGGAGCGGCCCCTTCCGCTTCGAGCAACTCATTGTCGAAGACGACCTGATAAAAGGGGTTGCCCTCACCGCCTTCGATGACTATTTCGATGGACGTCCGTTTATCGATCAAGTTATTTTTCGCTATTATCCCGATGCCGCTTCAGCGCTGGCTGCTTACCAGGCTGGCGAGGTCAGCGGCATCAGCCAGATCACGCCGGAGATTCTGGAAGCCGCGCTGGCCGAACCTGATCTCAACTTCTACACCGGCAGGCTGCCCGAACTGGCGTTGATTTTACTCAATCTCGATGATGAGGGTATGCCCTTTTTCCAGGATGCCGAAATTCGCAAAGCGCTGCTGATGGGCCTCAACCGCCAATGGATGGTGGACCGCGTACTCAACAGTCAGGCCGCCATCGCCGATGGGCCGATTTTCCCAAATACCTGGGCATATTATGATGGCATTTCACGCATTGACTACGATGCCGATAAAGCTGTACAAACCATCAAGGCTGCTGGGTATACGATCCCGGCATCGGGGGGGGCAGTTCGCGCCAACGAGGATGGAGTCGCTTTTTCGTTCACATTGCTCCACCCCGAGGGGGAACCGTACACCTCCCTGGCGGGCATCATCCGTGAGAATTGGCAGGCGCTGGGCATTGGCGTGGAATTACGCGCTGTCCCCTATGATGAATTGATTAGCAATTACCTGGATACGCGTGATTATGATGCCGCGCTGGTTGATTTAAATCTCTTCCGCTCGCCCGACCCCGATCCTTACCCCTTCTGGCATCAGACTCAGGCTACTGGCGGGCAGAATTATTCCAAATGGGATGATCGCCAGGCCAGTGAGTATCTGGAGCAGGCGCGCATTGTAGTTGATCCGACCGAGCGCACGCGGCTTTACCGTAATTTCCAGGTGCGTTTCGCCAACGCGCTCCCCGCACTGCCATTATATTACCCGATGTATACCTATGGGGTGGATGCTCAGGTTCAGGGCGTACGGATTGGCCCGCTTTTTGACACCCCCGACCGTTTTGCTTCGGTGAATGATTGGTTTTTGTATGCCGAGCGCAGTGCCGAAGGCGAGCAGTTTGATCAGCCGACTCCATCGGAGCCATAA